Proteins from one Acidobacteriota bacterium genomic window:
- the tatC gene encoding twin-arginine translocase subunit TatC, whose translation MSFLQHLEELRKRLIWSLLGVAVGFGACWYYAERIFGWMQRPIVAALQRHKLDTQLVYTSPTEPFNIYLKIGLIAGVFAASPWVLYQVWQFISPGLYRKEKKYVVPFMFSTVGLFMLGGAFGYWIVYPAALEFLIGYGEQFKPMITIDKYTDLFLTVILGMGVIFEMPILIFFLAVMGVVSAGFLWRNFRYSILIIFIIAGILTPTTDIMNMCIFAAPMIVLYIASIGIAWLVHPSRRNVEENAA comes from the coding sequence ATGAGCTTCCTTCAGCACCTGGAAGAACTGCGCAAGCGGCTCATCTGGTCGCTGCTTGGTGTGGCGGTGGGCTTCGGCGCCTGCTGGTATTACGCCGAACGCATCTTTGGCTGGATGCAGCGGCCGATCGTCGCCGCGCTGCAGCGCCACAAGCTCGATACGCAGCTCGTCTACACTTCGCCCACCGAGCCGTTCAACATCTACCTGAAGATCGGATTGATCGCCGGCGTGTTCGCCGCGTCGCCGTGGGTGCTCTACCAGGTTTGGCAGTTCATCTCGCCCGGGCTCTACCGCAAAGAGAAGAAGTACGTTGTCCCGTTCATGTTCTCCACGGTGGGACTATTCATGCTGGGTGGCGCGTTCGGATACTGGATCGTCTATCCCGCAGCGCTCGAATTCCTCATCGGCTACGGCGAGCAGTTCAAGCCGATGATCACCATCGACAAGTACACCGACCTGTTCCTCACCGTGATCCTGGGCATGGGCGTGATCTTCGAGATGCCCATCCTCATCTTCTTCCTCGCGGTGATGGGCGTGGTGAGCGCCGGGTTCCTGTGGCGGAATTTCCGCTACTCCATCCTCATCATCTTCATCATCGCGGGCATTCTCACGCCCACCACCGACATCATGAACATGTGCATCTTCGCCGCGCCCATGATCGTGTTGTATATCGCGAGCATCGGGATCGCGTGGCTGGTGCATCCGTCGCGCCGCAACGTCGAGGAGAACGCAGCATGA
- a CDS encoding cation-efflux pump encodes MPIPATVTPVDSMRAEKRAVAQNSVFAAAAITALKMLVGISTGSLGILSEAAHSLLDLVAAIITLVSVRVSDKPADADHQYGHGKVENFSAFLETGLLLLTCVWILWEAGKRLFVHHVEIEPSAMAFLVMFSSIAVDWWRSRALKRIAVKYDSQALAADALHFSTDVWSSLVVVIGLTVVALGRKYGLTWVQIADPISALFVAGFTLYVSSRLARQTIDALLDAAPAGIRNQIVGEVERVPGVLEVVGTRIRRAGNRYFADLTVGLSRNVTFQRAEQVVLEVTAAVHRVLPDADVVVHSAPRASAGENIFDRIRGVATRYNYNVHDVSVQDLRGRLHVEQHLELDHKLTLKQAHDAVTELEGEIRKEVPEIKTILTHIESEPATIEPGDVSVRDAALAMRLKRIATEFPEILDMHEIELKMVRGRLYVSCHCTMADDLPLTRVHDIATELEIRFKQEAPELFKVLIHTEPQTDNRR; translated from the coding sequence ATGCCTATTCCCGCCACGGTGACGCCGGTGGACTCGATGCGCGCGGAAAAGCGCGCGGTGGCGCAGAACTCCGTCTTCGCCGCCGCCGCCATCACCGCCCTCAAGATGCTGGTCGGGATCTCGACCGGCTCACTCGGCATCCTCTCGGAAGCGGCGCACTCGTTGCTCGATCTCGTCGCCGCCATCATCACGCTGGTCTCGGTCCGCGTCTCCGATAAGCCGGCCGACGCCGACCATCAGTATGGCCACGGCAAGGTCGAGAACTTCTCCGCCTTCCTCGAGACGGGTCTGCTGCTGCTCACCTGCGTGTGGATCCTGTGGGAGGCAGGGAAGCGCCTCTTCGTCCATCATGTGGAGATCGAGCCCAGCGCCATGGCCTTCCTGGTGATGTTCTCTTCTATCGCAGTGGACTGGTGGCGCTCGCGCGCGCTAAAGCGCATCGCGGTGAAGTACGACAGCCAGGCGCTCGCGGCTGACGCGCTGCATTTCTCCACCGACGTGTGGTCGAGTCTGGTGGTTGTGATCGGACTGACCGTGGTCGCACTCGGCCGGAAGTATGGACTCACTTGGGTGCAGATCGCCGATCCCATCTCCGCACTCTTCGTCGCCGGCTTCACGCTCTACGTGAGCTCGCGGCTGGCGCGCCAGACCATCGACGCCCTGCTTGATGCCGCGCCCGCGGGCATCCGCAACCAGATCGTGGGCGAAGTGGAGCGCGTGCCGGGCGTGCTCGAGGTCGTGGGAACGCGCATCCGGCGCGCCGGCAACCGCTATTTCGCCGATCTGACGGTGGGGCTGAGCCGCAACGTCACCTTCCAGCGCGCCGAGCAAGTGGTGCTCGAGGTCACCGCCGCCGTCCATCGCGTGCTGCCCGATGCCGACGTGGTCGTCCACTCCGCCCCGCGCGCTTCCGCGGGCGAGAACATCTTCGACCGCATCCGCGGCGTGGCCACGCGCTACAACTACAACGTGCACGACGTCAGCGTGCAAGACCTGCGCGGACGCCTGCACGTGGAGCAGCACCTCGAGCTCGACCACAAGCTCACGCTCAAGCAGGCGCACGACGCCGTCACCGAACTCGAGGGTGAGATCCGCAAGGAAGTGCCGGAGATCAAGACCATCCTCACGCATATCGAGAGCGAGCCGGCGACCATCGAGCCGGGCGATGTCAGCGTGCGCGACGCCGCGCTGGCCATGCGGCTCAAACGCATCGCGACCGAGTTTCCCGAGATCCTCGACATGCACGAGATCGAGTTGAAGATGGTCCGCGGACGGCTCTACGTCTCCTGCCACTGCACCATGGCAGACGACTTGCCGCTCACCCGCGTCCACGACATCGCGACCGAACTCGAGATCCGCTTCAAGCAGGAAGCGCCGGAGCTGTTCAAGGTGCTCATCCACACCGAACCGCAAACGGATAATCGGCGCTGA
- a CDS encoding ubiquinone/menaquinone biosynthesis methyltransferase: MKTVDTRPGDASAEASGTRPAGSTDERAAAAQVRQMFTAIAPRYDLLNHLLSFNVDRLWWKRTARSFSAILARPDARVLDLCCGTGDMTLALARESQRQGGGTSAGTPAILGADFSHAMLTRAQQKFAAGEKASAIEADALALPFASASFDLVTSAFGFRNLANYDAGLAEIFRVLRAGGEAGILDFGEPRGVMGGVYRMYFRHVLPAVGTVISGVRGPYAYLPVSVERFPAPEQMLARMRAAGFSSVSWTPYTFGIAGLYRGKK; the protein is encoded by the coding sequence ATGAAAACGGTTGATACCAGGCCGGGCGACGCCTCTGCGGAAGCCAGCGGCACACGCCCTGCCGGCTCCACCGACGAGCGCGCCGCCGCGGCCCAGGTGCGGCAGATGTTCACTGCCATCGCGCCGCGCTACGACCTGCTCAACCATCTGCTCTCCTTCAACGTCGACCGGTTGTGGTGGAAGCGTACCGCGCGCAGCTTCTCAGCTATCTTGGCGCGGCCTGATGCGCGCGTGCTTGACCTGTGCTGCGGCACCGGCGACATGACGCTGGCGCTGGCGCGGGAATCCCAGCGACAGGGCGGCGGGACGTCCGCGGGTACCCCGGCAATACTGGGCGCCGATTTTTCCCACGCCATGCTCACGCGCGCGCAGCAGAAGTTTGCTGCTGGAGAGAAGGCCAGCGCCATCGAAGCCGACGCGCTCGCGCTCCCCTTCGCCTCCGCGTCCTTCGACCTGGTGACCTCAGCTTTCGGTTTCCGTAATCTCGCCAACTACGATGCTGGACTGGCGGAGATCTTCCGCGTGCTGCGCGCGGGCGGGGAAGCCGGCATCCTCGATTTCGGCGAGCCGCGCGGTGTGATGGGCGGCGTCTATCGGATGTATTTCCGTCACGTGTTGCCGGCGGTGGGCACGGTGATCTCCGGCGTCCGCGGACCGTACGCATATCTGCCCGTGTCGGTCGAACGCTTTCCTGCGCCCGAACAGATGCTCGCGCGCATGCGCGCCGCCGGGTTCTCGAGCGTCTCGTGGACGCCCTACACCTTCGGCATCGCCGGGCTTTATCGCGGGAAGAAATAA
- a CDS encoding M28 family peptidase: MTRGATKTAIALVLAFALTGCAQDDKDKGAALEKAVPSPAATTKIDWPKVTAPRIDADRAFQYVRDLCAMGPRPVASAAHRKMEEYIVAHLPGAQIGVQIEDDRFVQDSPPGKYPLRNIVAKFPGTKDGVIVLASHYDTKMIPGFVGANDGASSTALLLAIGDQLRAGMKNGKRAGYSVWLAFFDGEEAFGANINDADGLYGSKHLAEKWQQDDSAKKIKAFILADMIGDKDLDVLRDANSTPWLLDLIAAAAVPLGHQSHFFNAQTQMIDDHIAFKDAGVPVADLIDFSYGYQNAFWHTTEDTVDKLSPRSLAIVGDTMLQAVWMLDAK; this comes from the coding sequence ATGACGCGCGGGGCCACGAAAACGGCCATCGCCCTGGTGCTGGCATTCGCGCTCACGGGATGCGCGCAGGATGATAAGGATAAAGGCGCTGCGCTGGAGAAAGCCGTGCCGTCACCTGCGGCCACAACAAAGATCGACTGGCCCAAGGTGACCGCGCCCCGCATCGACGCCGACCGCGCCTTCCAGTACGTGAGAGACCTCTGCGCCATGGGGCCGCGACCGGTCGCGAGCGCGGCGCATAGAAAGATGGAGGAGTACATCGTGGCTCACTTGCCTGGCGCGCAGATCGGGGTGCAGATAGAAGACGACCGCTTCGTGCAGGATTCTCCGCCAGGGAAGTATCCGCTGCGCAACATCGTCGCCAAGTTTCCCGGGACCAAGGATGGCGTGATCGTCCTCGCCTCCCACTACGACACCAAGATGATCCCCGGCTTCGTGGGCGCGAACGACGGCGCGTCGTCCACCGCGCTGCTGCTCGCCATCGGCGACCAGTTGCGCGCCGGGATGAAGAACGGCAAGCGCGCAGGCTACTCCGTGTGGCTCGCGTTCTTCGATGGCGAGGAGGCATTCGGCGCGAACATCAACGACGCCGACGGGCTCTATGGCTCGAAGCACCTCGCCGAGAAGTGGCAGCAGGACGATAGCGCGAAGAAGATCAAGGCGTTCATCCTCGCCGACATGATCGGCGACAAAGACCTCGACGTGTTGCGCGACGCGAACTCCACGCCCTGGCTGCTCGACCTGATCGCGGCGGCGGCGGTGCCGCTCGGCCACCAATCCCATTTCTTCAATGCGCAGACGCAGATGATCGACGACCACATCGCCTTCAAGGACGCCGGCGTGCCCGTCGCCGACCTTATCGACTTCAGCTACGGATACCAGAACGCCTTCTGGCACACCACCGAAGACACGGTGGACAAACTCAGCCCGCGCTCGCTCGCCATCGTGGGCGACACGATGCTCCAGGCCGTCTGGATGCTGGACGCGAAGTAA
- a CDS encoding NAD-dependent epimerase/dehydratase family protein, which produces MTEAAAKPRVVVTGVAGNLGMRLLPELRDFDVVGVDMRAPAGAGLHAFRAIDLGDESSCALMVELLRDVRASAVIHLAFVIDPLRTGVLDVDRMWQINVAGTARVMEAITEVNRMGGGVTKFIFPSSVSAYGPELPHAVDESYPLAAHTLPYAVHKREADLVVQARAQRLGACSTYLLRPHIFVGATMQNYLVGALRGTPTGSGRIAKRWRQKGKRLPLLLPFGKQYPKTRFQFLHVDDIARLIAWLLRRKEDRRAMAILNVAGRGEAVTIAQAAAIANSKIVRLPGRFTCAAVLRLLWNLGISGIPPEAFPYMVGTFLMDCSRLERLLGAEYSQVIRFTVEEGLRDTFRELPARPEAAAALERSATG; this is translated from the coding sequence GTGACGGAAGCCGCCGCCAAGCCGCGCGTCGTCGTGACCGGCGTTGCCGGGAACCTGGGAATGCGACTGCTCCCGGAGCTGCGCGATTTCGACGTGGTGGGCGTGGACATGCGCGCTCCCGCCGGCGCGGGCCTGCACGCCTTCCGCGCCATCGACCTGGGCGACGAGTCATCCTGCGCGCTGATGGTCGAGTTGCTGCGCGACGTTCGCGCCAGCGCGGTCATCCATCTTGCCTTCGTCATCGATCCACTGCGCACCGGAGTGCTCGACGTGGACCGCATGTGGCAGATCAACGTGGCCGGCACCGCGCGCGTGATGGAAGCCATCACCGAAGTGAATCGCATGGGCGGCGGCGTCACCAAGTTCATCTTCCCATCCAGCGTCTCCGCTTACGGGCCGGAGCTGCCGCACGCGGTGGACGAGAGTTATCCGCTGGCGGCGCACACGCTGCCTTACGCGGTGCACAAGCGCGAGGCGGACCTAGTGGTGCAGGCCCGCGCGCAGAGGCTGGGCGCGTGCAGCACGTACCTGCTGCGTCCGCACATCTTCGTGGGCGCGACGATGCAGAATTATCTGGTGGGCGCGCTGCGTGGCACGCCCACGGGCAGCGGACGCATCGCCAAACGCTGGCGGCAGAAGGGCAAGCGCTTGCCTTTGCTGTTGCCCTTCGGCAAGCAGTATCCGAAAACGCGCTTCCAGTTCTTGCACGTGGACGACATCGCGCGCCTCATCGCGTGGCTGCTGCGCCGGAAAGAAGATCGCCGCGCGATGGCCATACTCAACGTTGCCGGACGCGGCGAGGCAGTCACCATCGCACAAGCCGCCGCCATCGCAAACTCGAAGATCGTACGACTCCCCGGACGCTTTACCTGCGCCGCCGTCTTGCGCCTGCTGTGGAACCTGGGCATCTCCGGCATCCCGCCGGAAGCCTTCCCTTACATGGTGGGAACATTCCTGATGGATTGCTCGCGGCTCGAGCGTCTGCTGGGTGCGGAATATTCCCAGGTCATCCGCTTCACCGTGGAAGAGGGGCTGCGCGATACCTTCCGCGAGCTCCCGGCACGACCGGAAGCGGCGGCCGCCCTGGAACGCTCCGCGACGGGCTGA
- a CDS encoding TerC family protein has product MPQNWIFWLAFNLFVLGMLALDLGVFHRKEHVVKFREALVWTAVWVAFAGAFAVLLLFFGQTMAASPRPNAELSLEFLTGYLIEESLSVDNLFVFLLIFRYFKVPKNEQHTVLFWGIIGALVMRALFIFAGIGLINRFHWLIYVFGGFLVYTGLKLFKQEHAEVHPERNPLVNLFRKIMPVTRDYHGKHFFVRQDARFYATPLAIVLLVIETTDVVFAVDSIPAVLAITRDPFIVYTSNVFAILGLRSLYFALAGLMELFHFLHYGLAVILTFIGLKMMASNYVHVPIWAALGVVIGVLAVSVIASILIPHKKSETERELG; this is encoded by the coding sequence ATGCCACAGAACTGGATCTTCTGGCTGGCGTTCAATCTCTTTGTCCTCGGCATGCTGGCGCTCGACCTGGGCGTCTTCCATCGCAAGGAGCACGTCGTAAAGTTCAGAGAGGCGCTCGTCTGGACGGCGGTGTGGGTCGCATTCGCGGGCGCGTTTGCCGTGCTGCTGCTTTTCTTTGGCCAGACGATGGCGGCCAGCCCGCGCCCCAACGCCGAGCTCTCGCTCGAGTTCCTCACCGGATACCTGATCGAGGAATCGCTCTCCGTCGATAACCTGTTCGTATTCCTGCTGATCTTCCGCTACTTCAAGGTGCCCAAGAACGAACAGCATACGGTGTTGTTCTGGGGGATCATCGGCGCGCTGGTGATGCGCGCGCTCTTCATCTTCGCCGGCATCGGGCTGATCAACCGCTTCCACTGGCTGATCTACGTGTTTGGCGGCTTCCTGGTCTACACCGGCCTGAAGCTGTTCAAGCAGGAGCACGCGGAGGTGCATCCGGAGCGCAATCCGCTGGTCAACCTCTTCCGCAAGATCATGCCGGTGACGCGCGACTACCACGGCAAGCATTTCTTCGTCCGGCAAGACGCGCGCTTTTACGCCACGCCGTTGGCCATCGTGCTGCTGGTCATCGAGACCACCGACGTGGTCTTCGCCGTGGATTCCATCCCGGCGGTGCTGGCCATCACGCGCGATCCGTTCATCGTCTACACCTCGAACGTGTTCGCCATCCTCGGATTGCGTTCGCTTTATTTCGCGCTCGCCGGATTGATGGAGCTGTTCCACTTCCTGCACTACGGTCTGGCCGTGATCCTCACCTTCATCGGCTTGAAGATGATGGCCTCGAACTACGTCCACGTGCCCATCTGGGCGGCACTTGGCGTCGTGATCGGCGTGCTGGCAGTCTCGGTGATCGCGTCCATCCTCATTCCCCATAAGAAGAGCGAGACGGAGAGAGAGCTCGGCTGA
- the aroB gene encoding 3-dehydroquinate synthase, with protein sequence MAARTITVNVPPRPYDAVIETGSLARAGAAIAALIPAEARVFVVTNPVVRGKWGSTLERSLKAAKVRADFLEIPDGERAKIMATIENLAGRMLKAGADRGTVVVAFGGGVVGDLAGFLASVFMRGVPVIQIPTTLLAQVDAAIGGKTAVNLSAGKNLLGTFHQPLAVLIDPAVLATLPDREFRAGLFEALKCGVISSPEIFAFMESKRERILERDPAALEWLIAETVAVKARVVGADEREAGLRRILNFGHTIGHALEAETKYKQYLHGEAVAWGMVAATMLAVAMQKTPPEIAQRIIGAVLAYSPLPRVNVRPKSVLKRLAMDKKSRNGVPHFVLPLEIGKVEVTNEVPPEMVIHALDEVRYLSKWNAGD encoded by the coding sequence ATGGCTGCCCGCACCATCACCGTGAACGTCCCGCCGCGTCCCTACGACGCGGTCATCGAGACGGGCTCGCTCGCCCGCGCCGGCGCCGCCATCGCGGCGCTGATCCCAGCCGAGGCGCGCGTCTTTGTGGTGACGAACCCGGTCGTCCGCGGCAAGTGGGGCAGCACGCTGGAACGGTCGCTGAAAGCCGCGAAGGTGCGCGCGGACTTCCTCGAGATCCCCGACGGCGAGCGCGCGAAGATCATGGCGACGATAGAGAACCTTGCTGGACGCATGCTCAAGGCGGGCGCCGACCGGGGCACGGTCGTGGTCGCGTTCGGCGGCGGCGTGGTCGGCGACCTGGCCGGCTTTCTCGCGTCCGTGTTCATGCGCGGCGTGCCCGTGATCCAGATCCCGACAACGCTCCTCGCGCAGGTGGATGCCGCCATCGGTGGCAAGACGGCGGTGAATCTTTCCGCGGGGAAGAACCTGCTCGGCACCTTCCATCAGCCGCTGGCGGTGCTGATCGATCCCGCGGTGCTGGCCACGCTGCCCGACCGCGAATTCCGCGCGGGACTCTTCGAAGCTCTGAAGTGTGGCGTGATCTCGAGCCCGGAGATATTCGCATTCATGGAAAGCAAGCGCGAGCGCATCCTCGAGCGCGATCCGGCAGCGCTGGAATGGCTGATCGCCGAGACGGTCGCAGTGAAAGCGCGCGTGGTCGGTGCCGACGAACGCGAGGCCGGACTGCGCCGCATCCTGAATTTCGGACACACCATCGGACACGCGCTCGAAGCGGAGACCAAATACAAGCAATACCTGCACGGCGAAGCGGTGGCGTGGGGCATGGTCGCCGCCACCATGCTGGCGGTGGCGATGCAGAAGACGCCGCCGGAGATCGCGCAGCGCATCATCGGGGCAGTGCTGGCGTATTCGCCGCTGCCTAGGGTGAACGTGCGTCCCAAGAGCGTGCTGAAACGCCTGGCGATGGACAAGAAAAGCCGCAACGGCGTGCCCCACTTCGTGCTGCCGCTGGAGATCGGCAAGGTGGAAGTCACCAATGAAGTGCCGCCGGAGATGGTGATCCACGCGCTCGACGAGGTGCGCTACCTTTCCAAGTGGAATGCCGGGGATTGA
- a CDS encoding rhodanese-like domain-containing protein: protein MKFQRFEVPGLAHYSYVLGAAGKAVVVDPQRDIDTYLDYAAANDLKIAYILETHIHADYCSGARELAEATGGELWLSAHDAGEDFAYKFAHHGFHDGEALEFGEVRIVALHTPGHTPEHLSFLVYDTKRSATTPMLMLSGDFVFVGSLGRPDLLGEAAKQKLAGQLYDSLHGTIAALPDGLEVHPAHGAGSMCGAGMGDRPQTTLGYERLSNMFFADRDKQTFVEHILATVPPFPDYYRRMKEVNSEGPPLLAKKTGGTEPPRALPIEEFRKMVLDVNPNGGEPVVIDLRRPEAFGGAHIPGAFSIGQAPIFANWAAWVVPYDKPILLVGDASTGSSNYDEARRALIRVGLDDVRGYLKGGMTAWVEAGHEQAHVPQISVSELNERTRDGGMVVLDVRSDSEWAAGHIQGATHIMGGDLAKRAGELPRDRKIYAVCGAGYRSSIATGVLRRAGFRDVVNVDGGMGAWNRQKLPVVKEEQAVAAR from the coding sequence GTGAAGTTCCAAAGATTTGAGGTCCCCGGTCTTGCGCACTACTCCTACGTGCTGGGCGCGGCGGGCAAGGCTGTGGTCGTCGATCCCCAGCGCGACATCGACACCTACCTCGACTACGCCGCGGCCAACGACCTGAAGATCGCGTACATCCTCGAGACGCACATCCACGCCGACTATTGTTCGGGCGCGCGTGAGTTGGCGGAAGCGACCGGCGGTGAGTTATGGCTGAGCGCGCACGATGCGGGCGAAGACTTCGCCTACAAGTTTGCGCATCACGGATTCCATGATGGCGAGGCGCTGGAATTCGGCGAGGTGCGCATCGTCGCGCTGCACACCCCCGGCCACACGCCCGAGCATCTTTCGTTCCTCGTCTACGACACCAAGCGCTCGGCGACCACGCCCATGCTGATGCTCTCCGGCGACTTCGTCTTCGTCGGGTCGTTGGGACGTCCCGACCTGCTGGGCGAGGCGGCGAAGCAGAAGCTTGCCGGCCAACTCTACGATTCGCTGCATGGAACGATCGCGGCGCTGCCCGACGGCCTCGAAGTCCATCCCGCGCACGGTGCCGGCTCGATGTGCGGCGCCGGGATGGGCGACCGTCCGCAGACCACGCTGGGCTACGAGCGGCTCTCGAACATGTTCTTCGCCGACCGCGATAAGCAGACCTTCGTGGAGCACATCCTCGCCACCGTGCCGCCGTTCCCGGACTACTACCGCCGGATGAAGGAAGTGAACTCGGAAGGGCCCCCGCTTCTCGCAAAAAAGACCGGCGGCACCGAACCGCCGCGCGCGCTCCCCATCGAAGAGTTTCGGAAAATGGTTCTAGACGTTAATCCGAACGGCGGCGAACCCGTCGTCATCGACCTGCGCCGCCCCGAGGCTTTTGGCGGTGCGCACATCCCCGGCGCGTTCTCGATCGGACAAGCGCCCATCTTCGCGAATTGGGCGGCGTGGGTCGTGCCCTACGACAAACCCATCCTGCTGGTTGGCGACGCGTCGACCGGCTCTTCGAACTATGACGAAGCGCGGCGCGCGCTCATCCGCGTGGGGCTCGACGATGTTCGCGGATATCTCAAGGGCGGCATGACGGCGTGGGTCGAAGCCGGACACGAGCAGGCGCATGTTCCCCAGATATCCGTGAGTGAGTTGAACGAGCGTACTCGCGACGGCGGCATGGTCGTGCTCGATGTACGCAGCGATAGCGAATGGGCTGCCGGGCACATCCAGGGCGCCACGCACATCATGGGTGGCGACCTCGCAAAGCGTGCGGGCGAGCTGCCGCGCGACCGCAAGATATACGCCGTCTGCGGCGCGGGATACCGCTCCAGCATCGCCACCGGCGTGCTCAGGCGCGCCGGTTTTCGCGACGTGGTGAACGTCGACGGGGGCATGGGCGCGTGGAACCGGCAGAAGCTGCCGGTGGTGAAAGAAGAGCAGGCGGTTGCGGCGCGATGA
- a CDS encoding peptidyl-prolyl cis-trans isomerase, translating to MPRRLAILFVAFLITALTAAQTGTPATATGTTPGTSTPGTSMPGTSTPGTRKKSAAGQTAGPSAPASSRAASSGTAGVVGPSTPVMFVSGLCALQGANVPALVVPPRPGTPPGTCMRAVTKSQFEMLVAGLGPRAQQADKRQLAEYYVRGLLIDNEARKLKLEQDPQTAEAIWMGRIAALGEALHRHLQQRFANIPEADVIAYYNGHKNEFEEATIRRIVVPKPQQKAAVQAPPDKKPEATKAEDKATTAAPDSPSAAKLGASPELPYDQQLAARKAYSEKLVERAKAGEAFDKLQKDAFTVAGLQSAAPDTEAVAIHRGQLPPAHEEKIFALQAGQYSALIDEPSAYVFYKLESRRAVPLTEVREDIRSALRNQKEDEAIKQVFSAGKPNLNPAYFAPSKPEVAETPEAKSPEAKPDAAEPARPEAPKPEAPKPEAPK from the coding sequence ATGCCACGCAGGCTCGCCATCCTTTTTGTAGCTTTCCTGATCACCGCCCTCACCGCCGCGCAGACCGGCACGCCCGCGACCGCGACCGGAACGACGCCGGGCACAAGCACGCCGGGCACAAGCATGCCGGGCACAAGCACGCCGGGCACAAGGAAGAAGTCCGCCGCCGGACAAACGGCCGGTCCCAGCGCGCCCGCGTCATCCCGGGCCGCGTCATCTGGCACCGCCGGCGTTGTCGGCCCGAGCACGCCGGTGATGTTCGTGAGCGGATTGTGCGCGCTGCAAGGCGCGAACGTGCCCGCCCTGGTGGTGCCGCCCCGTCCGGGCACGCCGCCGGGAACGTGCATGCGCGCGGTCACCAAGTCACAGTTCGAGATGCTGGTCGCCGGGCTCGGCCCGCGCGCGCAACAGGCGGACAAGCGGCAGCTCGCGGAGTACTACGTCCGTGGCCTGCTGATCGATAACGAGGCGCGCAAGCTCAAGCTCGAGCAGGATCCGCAGACCGCCGAGGCTATCTGGATGGGCCGCATCGCCGCCCTCGGAGAAGCCCTGCACCGCCACCTGCAGCAGCGGTTCGCGAACATTCCCGAGGCCGATGTGATCGCGTATTACAACGGGCACAAGAACGAGTTCGAAGAGGCGACCATCCGCCGCATCGTGGTCCCCAAGCCGCAGCAGAAGGCGGCGGTGCAGGCGCCGCCGGACAAGAAGCCGGAAGCCACGAAAGCGGAAGACAAGGCCACCACTGCCGCGCCCGACAGCCCGTCGGCGGCGAAGCTGGGGGCATCGCCCGAGCTGCCCTACGACCAGCAACTTGCCGCGCGCAAAGCCTACTCGGAAAAATTGGTGGAACGCGCCAAGGCGGGCGAAGCATTCGACAAGTTACAGAAAGATGCGTTCACCGTGGCCGGACTGCAGAGCGCCGCGCCCGACACGGAAGCTGTCGCCATCCATCGCGGCCAGTTGCCGCCGGCGCATGAGGAGAAGATCTTCGCCCTGCAGGCAGGGCAATACAGCGCGCTCATCGACGAGCCCTCCGCCTACGTCTTCTACAAGTTAGAGAGCCGCCGCGCGGTGCCGCTCACGGAGGTCCGCGAAGACATCAGGAGCGCGCTGCGGAACCAGAAAGAGGACGAGGCCATCAAGCAGGTGTTCTCTGCCGGCAAGCCCAACCTGAACCCGGCGTATTTCGCTCCCTCCAAGCCGGAGGTTGCGGAAACGCCCGAAGCGAAGTCGCCCGAAGCCAAACCCGACGCGGCGGAACCGGCGCGACCGGAGGCTCCGAAACCAGAGGCTCCGAAACCAGAGGCTCCGAAATAA
- a CDS encoding twin-arginine translocase TatA/TatE family subunit, whose protein sequence is MPELLFIMLLALIIFGPAQLPKIGRQLGKALGDFKRASNDFKNQLEDEVNQLELQQMKEEAKRTFSLEPPEGTVAKRSTPPAEPPEPGVEFSELSHDPGWEDPERSIKPPAAPTQPPATPTAPATPPATAEAGPAKPAGDHVG, encoded by the coding sequence ATGCCCGAGCTTCTGTTCATCATGCTGCTGGCCCTGATCATCTTTGGGCCCGCGCAGTTGCCCAAGATCGGCCGGCAACTGGGCAAGGCCCTGGGCGATTTCAAGCGCGCCTCCAACGACTTCAAGAACCAGCTCGAGGACGAGGTCAATCAGCTCGAACTTCAGCAGATGAAGGAAGAGGCGAAGCGGACCTTCTCGCTCGAGCCTCCGGAGGGGACGGTAGCGAAGCGAAGCACGCCCCCGGCTGAGCCGCCCGAACCCGGCGTTGAGTTCTCCGAGCTGAGCCACGATCCAGGCTGGGAAGACCCCGAGCGCAGCATCAAGCCCCCGGCTGCGCCGACGCAGCCGCCGGCTACTCCAACCGCGCCGGCCACGCCACCCGCTACGGCCGAGGCCGGGCCCGCCAAGCCGGCAGGTGACCACGTTGGCTGA